In Rhodoferax sediminis, the sequence TCGACCCACACGGGCTGGAATTTCGCCGCACTGCCCGCCAGCGGCAGCACCGGAAACACGCGCTGGAGTCTGGCGAACAGGTTCAGGAATTTGTCCTCGGGGCCAAAAATCACGCTGGGGCGCAGCACCGTCAGATCCAGATCGGCCGCGCGCAGCACCTCTTCGCCGCGTGCCTTGCTGCGCTGGTACATGGACGGCGCGTCGTTGCCGGCGCCCAGCGCGCTGACGTGCACCACGCGGCGCACTCCCGTTGCCGCACAGGCGCGCGCCAGTTTTTGCGGCAGCTGGACGTGCATCTTGTCAAATGCAGCTTCGTTGCCGTGCAGGAGGCCGACCAGATTCACCACGGCATCGTGTCCGGCCACGAGGCGTGTCAATGCGGCCTCATCGTGCACATCGGCTTCGAACAGGTCCAGCAGCGGCAGCATCCACAGGTGCTTGGCGCCTGCGAGGCGCCGCGTGGGAACGGTGCTGCGCCACGCCAGCCGCGTCAGTTTCTCGCACAGGTGGCTGCCCACAAAGCCGGTGCCGCCGAGGATGAGTATTTTGTTCATGAGGGTCGATTCTGCTTGAGTCCTGTGGGTGTCCTGACAATCTGACGCATTGGCGCGTGTTCCTGCCCCGATAATTGAAGCATTCGAATGATAGAAGACAAGGGCTATTTCATGCGCCAACTCAGCGCCGCCTGCCGGCTGTCGGTTTTTTGCGTCGTCGCGCTGTGCAGCGGCTGCGCCGTAGTGGCGCTGGGAGACGCCGTGGTGGCAGTCGGCGGTGCCGTGGTGACCACCGGCGCGGTGATCGTCACCACCGGCGTCAAGGCCACGGGCGCCGTGGTGAATGCGGTGATCCCGTAAATCCGTTTCAGGGCAAATCCTTGCCCGGGTCCGGCAAGCTGGCATCGCGCGGCCCCACCGTGCCCAGCCGGGCCTTCAACGACTGGGGCTGGCCGCTCAGGATGGCCGCGTAATCGGTGGTGTTGGCCAGCACTTTCTTGACGTAGTCGCGGGTTTCGGCAAACGGCACGTTTTCGGCCCAGATGGCCGCGTCCAGCACCGGGCCGTTGCGCCAGCTGCGCGGCCGCCCCGGGCCGGCGTTGTAGGCGGCGGCGGCCAGCGCCATGGAGCCGTCGAAGTCGTCCAGGATCAGCTTGAGGTAGCCGGTGCCGATCGCGATGTTGGTGTCGCGATCGGAAATCTGCTCGGCGTTGAAGTTGACCAGCCCGATCTTGCGGGCCGTCCAGCGCGCCGTGGCGGGCATGACCTGCATCAGGCCCGAGGCACCCACACCCGACTGTGCGTCGATGATGAAGCGGCTTTCCTGGCGGATCAGGCCGTACACATAGGCCGGGTCGAGGCCGATCTCGCGCGTGCGCTTGATCACGGCCTGCTCGTGCGGCATGGGAAAGCGCTGGTCGAAGTCCATGAACGATTTGGTGCGCTCGCTGGTGTTGATACAGCGGTCCCAGATTTTGCGCTGGCAGGCCAGGTCGGCGGCGGCCAGCAGTTCGCGGTCGCTCATGCCGCCGGGCGTGTGCAGGTTGGTGGCGTAGTTCCATTCGCGCACGCCTTCGCTGCGCAGCCCGAGTCCGATCGCGTACAAGGCCCGGTTCAGGCCCGGGTCCGCCAGCGCCGCCTGCTTTTCCTGTGCCGTCGGCGGCGCGGGCCTGGGCGGCACGGTGACGCGCTGGCCCAGATCTTCCAGCGCCAGTTGCTCGTAGAAACCGCTGGGACCCGCGATGCCCTCCAGCAGCGCGTTGGCTTCAAGGCGCCGCGGCGACGCGGGG encodes:
- a CDS encoding complex I NDUFA9 subunit family protein yields the protein MNKILILGGTGFVGSHLCEKLTRLAWRSTVPTRRLAGAKHLWMLPLLDLFEADVHDEAALTRLVAGHDAVVNLVGLLHGNEAAFDKMHVQLPQKLARACAATGVRRVVHVSALGAGNDAPSMYQRSKARGEEVLRAADLDLTVLRPSVIFGPEDKFLNLFARLQRVFPVLPLAGSAAKFQPVWVEDVAAAVVTSLQERRRIGETYEACGPQVLTLKELVQLAGRYSGRERPIIPLPMALGRLQALLMEMAPGEPLISRDNLDAMKVDNIASGLLPGLQALGITPSALSTIAPSYLHTQGQEDELLAMRRTAGRF